In Chitinophagales bacterium, one DNA window encodes the following:
- the mutY gene encoding A/G-specific adenine glycosylase — MNNSFAKKLLAWHAANPRSMPWKNTHDPYKIWLSEIILQQTRVEQGLPYYERMTKRFPTIRHLAGAAEDEVLKLWEGLGYYTRARNLHAAARQVVNEYDGQFPSSYDEILKLKGVGAYSAAAIASFAYSLPYAVVDGNVFRVLARYFGIREAADSTSGKRIFSALAQELLDKKYPADYNQAIMNFGALVCKPANPSCDACIFKMECVAFSKNAVFDFPVKEKKVTMRNRWFNFLVLENEEEIIVERRDSKDIWKGLYQFPLLESKAPMSGSRFEQHWKRNTFFDGRKLNIRSASGVMRQQLTHQSIHARFFSVKLKKSRLQLPEGWLKVKKKSLAGLAFPVVIRKYLAAVES, encoded by the coding sequence ATGAATAATTCCTTTGCCAAAAAACTATTAGCATGGCATGCAGCAAACCCGCGCAGCATGCCGTGGAAAAATACGCACGATCCGTATAAAATATGGTTGTCGGAAATTATTCTGCAGCAAACGCGTGTGGAGCAGGGACTGCCATACTATGAGCGCATGACGAAAAGATTTCCTACGATTCGTCATCTTGCCGGTGCGGCCGAAGATGAAGTGCTGAAGCTATGGGAAGGTCTCGGTTATTACACACGTGCCCGCAACCTGCACGCAGCTGCCAGGCAGGTAGTGAATGAATATGATGGGCAATTCCCGTCTTCATATGATGAAATATTGAAGCTCAAAGGTGTTGGCGCTTATTCAGCGGCAGCGATTGCCTCCTTTGCTTACAGCCTGCCGTATGCGGTCGTGGATGGAAATGTTTTTCGTGTGCTTGCCAGGTATTTCGGCATCAGGGAAGCGGCGGATTCCACAAGCGGTAAAAGGATATTTTCAGCGCTGGCACAAGAGCTACTCGATAAAAAATATCCGGCAGATTACAATCAGGCCATCATGAATTTTGGTGCCCTGGTTTGCAAGCCTGCCAATCCTTCCTGTGATGCCTGCATCTTTAAAATGGAATGTGTTGCTTTTTCAAAAAATGCAGTGTTTGATTTTCCGGTGAAGGAAAAAAAGGTAACGATGCGTAACCGGTGGTTCAATTTCCTGGTGCTGGAAAATGAGGAGGAAATCATTGTGGAAAGGCGTGACAGTAAGGATATCTGGAAAGGTTTGTATCAGTTTCCGCTGCTCGAATCAAAAGCACCAATGTCAGGAAGTCGGTTTGAGCAGCATTGGAAGCGAAATACATTTTTTGACGGAAGGAAGCTGAACATCAGATCAGCTTCCGGCGTAATGCGTCAACAGCTGACGCACCAGTCTATTCATGCGCGTTTTTTCAGTGTAAAGCTGAAGAAAAGCCGTCTGCAGTTGCCGGAAGGATGGCTGAAGGTGAAAAAAAAATCGCTGGCAGGCTTGGCTTTCCCGGTGGTGATCAGGAAATATCTGGCAGCAGTAGAAAGTTGA
- a CDS encoding SRPBCC domain-containing protein yields the protein MAKTITQKVVFKNTATNVLYELYMDAKKHTASTGYPTRITEKEGTKFTASGGYITGKNLLLVKNKMIVQTWRASEWEQEDPDSIFLLTIKQSGKDAILQMVHANLPDKHADSIKKGWTTYYWNPWKLFLAGKPVQPQAM from the coding sequence ATGGCAAAAACCATCACACAAAAAGTCGTGTTTAAAAACACTGCCACTAATGTGCTATATGAATTGTACATGGATGCAAAAAAGCATACGGCGTCAACAGGCTATCCCACCAGGATTACGGAAAAGGAGGGGACTAAGTTTACGGCAAGCGGCGGATATATCACGGGCAAAAACCTGCTGCTGGTGAAAAATAAGATGATTGTTCAAACATGGCGGGCTTCGGAATGGGAGCAGGAAGATCCGGATTCCATTTTCCTGCTCACTATTAAACAAAGCGGTAAGGATGCAATACTGCAAATGGTGCATGCGAATCTTCCGGATAAGCATGCTGACAGCATCAAGAAAGGATGGACTACCTATTACTGGAATCCATGGAAACTTTTCCTTGCAGGAAAACCGGTTCAGCCACAAGCAATGTAA
- a CDS encoding GIY-YIG nuclease family protein: MSKGRMSILECGNGAYYTGSTNNLELRLQQHQKGEGANFTKKHLPVKLLFCEESEKIDEAF; the protein is encoded by the coding sequence ATGTCTAAAGGCCGGATGTCCATATTGGAATGTGGCAATGGCGCTTACTATACAGGAAGCACCAATAATCTTGAGTTGCGTTTACAGCAACATCAGAAAGGTGAGGGGGCAAATTTCACTAAGAAACATTTGCCTGTGAAGTTGCTTTTTTGCGAAGAGTCTGAGAAAATAGATGAAGCGTTCTAG
- a CDS encoding cupin domain-containing protein yields the protein MNKVNIEEKLSLFSEHRSPKIVAELNGQHVKLVKLSGEFIFHKHDHEDEMFLVLNGWFNMEFEDHTVRLEKGEFLIVPRGVIHRPVAPVECSIMLFEPATTRNTGDVEDAEFTKAVLDWI from the coding sequence ATGAATAAAGTAAATATTGAAGAAAAATTGTCACTTTTTTCGGAGCACCGAAGCCCAAAAATTGTGGCTGAACTAAATGGGCAACACGTTAAACTGGTTAAACTTTCAGGAGAATTTATTTTTCATAAGCATGACCATGAAGATGAGATGTTTCTCGTATTGAATGGCTGGTTTAATATGGAATTTGAAGACCATACGGTGAGACTCGAGAAAGGGGAATTTTTGATAGTGCCTCGTGGTGTGATTCATCGTCCGGTCGCACCGGTGGAATGTAGCATAATGCTTTTTGAACCGGCAACAACACGCAACACTGGAGATGTGGAAGACGCTGAATTCACAAAAGCTGTATTGGACTGGATATAA
- a CDS encoding LamG domain-containing protein, whose amino-acid sequence MKHNLFMFATLVIFGCNAYSQNPLTDSLIAYYPFDGDALDASGNGNHGTANGATLTTDRFGNPNAAYKFDGVNDYIEYIAGSKYKPETFPVSLTAWIKPNTPSDVGTFFRNDNATNLYTGLIFQIQVSWGGVLEVHYGDGGTTSPEHRRSKGGIYPINDNQWHFIACVVRGPTDMDLYVDCGYDPGFYDGSGSDMEYTSANGASGIYDVVAGTYYYKGSMDELRFYHRELSLSDLQTIHSYPSPYGVLSVSLGADVSICSGGETTLAPTTVGDIQSYLWSDGSQSSTLTVNEPGQYWVSVFDGCSYANDTINVIMGKPVIVNLPEDTVICVGGSLLIDVGNFYDSYSWSTGETSASITITNPGTYAVTVETNGCFATDSISVIQVVCSGISEQDGINFSMVYEAETHTVQLVSGNDNYPNGISVDVLNALGQRVLETVTIPLTANASYTFQLPYNLPSCILILNAKSGSLSLSRKVIVYSK is encoded by the coding sequence ATGAAACACAACTTATTCATGTTTGCAACTTTAGTCATCTTCGGATGCAATGCTTATTCTCAAAATCCATTGACGGACAGTTTAATTGCCTACTATCCCTTCGATGGTGATGCTCTTGATGCATCCGGAAATGGAAATCACGGAACTGCGAACGGTGCGACGCTCACTACAGACCGGTTTGGAAACCCAAATGCTGCCTATAAATTTGATGGCGTTAATGATTACATTGAATACATTGCTGGATCAAAATATAAGCCTGAGACATTTCCTGTAAGTCTGACAGCCTGGATAAAACCCAACACTCCTTCAGATGTCGGAACTTTTTTTAGAAATGATAACGCGACAAATCTTTACACAGGATTAATCTTTCAAATCCAGGTTTCCTGGGGAGGTGTGCTGGAAGTACATTATGGTGACGGTGGAACTACTAGTCCTGAACACAGACGTTCGAAAGGTGGAATCTATCCGATAAATGATAACCAATGGCATTTTATAGCTTGTGTGGTGCGAGGCCCTACAGACATGGATTTGTATGTTGATTGTGGATATGACCCTGGGTTTTACGATGGTTCAGGAAGTGATATGGAATACACCTCAGCAAATGGTGCCTCTGGAATTTATGATGTTGTGGCAGGAACATATTATTATAAAGGCTCGATGGATGAGCTTAGATTTTATCATCGTGAACTTTCTTTAAGTGATTTGCAAACCATTCATTCTTACCCAAGCCCTTATGGAGTATTGTCCGTAAGTCTTGGAGCTGATGTGAGTATTTGTTCCGGTGGCGAAACAACACTTGCACCAACCACTGTCGGAGATATTCAGTCTTATCTCTGGTCTGATGGTTCTCAATCTTCGACACTTACCGTAAATGAACCGGGACAATATTGGGTTTCTGTTTTTGATGGTTGCAGTTATGCAAATGATACAATAAATGTGATAATGGGAAAGCCTGTTATAGTAAATTTACCGGAGGACACTGTGATTTGTGTTGGTGGGTCCCTATTAATTGATGTCGGAAATTTTTATGATAGTTATTCTTGGTCGACAGGAGAAACCTCCGCGTCAATTACCATTACTAATCCGGGTACATACGCTGTTACAGTTGAAACGAACGGTTGCTTTGCCACTGATTCAATCAGTGTAATTCAGGTTGTCTGCTCTGGAATTTCAGAACAGGATGGAATCAATTTTTCAATGGTGTATGAAGCAGAAACTCATACTGTCCAACTTGTTAGTGGGAATGATAATTATCCCAATGGAATTTCGGTTGATGTTCTAAATGCTCTCGGACAAAGGGTTCTAGAAACTGTAACAATCCCGCTAACTGCAAATGCCTCTTACACATTTCAATTACCCTATAACTTGCCAAGTTGTATTCTAATATTGAATGCTAAATCCGGAAGTCTGAGTTTAAGCCGGAAAGTAATCGTCTATTCGAAATAG
- a CDS encoding cytochrome-c peroxidase, translating to MEIFHLQKLNSLPSFSLVVYLIRKSSALLFLIFLLSSCQKDLAEPQTIDPLNNPIRPAHFPPACYNYENNAYSKKGFELGRKLFFDPILSVDNSISCGSCHHQKDAFADGGRKLSIGVFGQTADRNSLAIINMAWNTSFMWDGGINHLEVQPFSPIINPKEMGEDLNNVITKLRSHSEYPALFQNVFTETPLDDQQLFFALAQYMGNLVSANSRYDKYIKGEISFSQDEIIGLNVFRANCAGCHEEPLFTDYSFQNNGLDTLFLDKGRYRITQDSNDLGKFKTPTLRNIMLTAPYMHDGRFENIQDVINHYSAGIKYSNTLSSLLQNHVGGIQMSNSEKQALIDFLHTLTDYEFISNADLSE from the coding sequence TTGGAAATATTTCATTTACAGAAATTAAATAGTTTGCCTTCTTTTTCTTTAGTAGTCTATTTAATCAGGAAGAGCAGTGCGCTGCTCTTCCTGATATTCCTTTTGTCATCATGTCAAAAAGATCTTGCCGAACCGCAAACGATTGACCCACTGAACAATCCTATTCGTCCGGCTCATTTTCCCCCTGCATGCTATAATTACGAAAACAATGCTTACTCCAAAAAGGGCTTCGAGTTAGGGCGTAAACTTTTTTTTGATCCTATACTTTCAGTAGATAATAGTATTTCATGTGGAAGTTGCCACCATCAAAAAGATGCATTTGCTGATGGAGGTCGGAAGCTAAGTATTGGCGTCTTTGGGCAAACTGCAGATAGGAACAGCCTGGCTATTATCAATATGGCATGGAATACTTCTTTTATGTGGGATGGAGGAATAAATCATTTAGAAGTTCAGCCATTTTCACCAATTATCAACCCTAAAGAAATGGGTGAAGATTTAAACAACGTAATTACTAAACTTCGCAGCCATTCTGAATATCCAGCCCTTTTTCAAAATGTATTTACGGAAACGCCCCTAGATGATCAACAATTGTTTTTTGCATTAGCTCAATACATGGGTAATCTTGTCTCTGCTAACAGTCGCTATGATAAATATATAAAGGGTGAGATTTCATTTTCACAAGATGAAATCATTGGGTTGAATGTTTTTCGAGCGAACTGTGCTGGATGCCATGAAGAACCATTATTTACCGATTACTCATTTCAAAATAATGGGTTAGATACTTTGTTTCTGGATAAAGGAAGATATCGAATTACTCAGGATAGCAATGACTTGGGTAAATTTAAGACACCGACACTTCGAAACATAATGCTTACAGCACCTTATATGCATGATGGAAGATTTGAAAATATTCAAGATGTAATTAATCACTATTCCGCTGGAATAAAATATTCCAATACATTATCTTCTTTATTACAAAATCATGTTGGGGGTATTCAAATGAGCAATTCAGAGAAACAGGCCTTAATTGATTTCTTGCACACTTTAACTGATTATGAATTTATAAGTAATGCAGATTTATCAGAATAG
- a CDS encoding MOSC N-terminal beta barrel domain-containing protein yields the protein MKIEPYLSRITIYPVKSLDGMELQNAVISDGGCLLHDREYAMSDDAGNFIIGKSNHLVHALRSMVDFEKEIISFRSISEKSWRDFHLQKEKLAIQSFLSDYFGVKTLFLQNKQGRFMDIPDISGVTVLSSSSLKEVSSWFDNMDLSETRKRFRATIEIEDVPAFWEDHLFSGEGKGIEFKVGDVTMIGMSPRARCVVPTRNPETGEVLHGFPKIFSRRRAYTLPQWSTLDEYGHHYYLTVNCYIPATEIGKKIEIGNGIKIIGEKVFF from the coding sequence ATGAAGATTGAACCTTATTTGAGTAGAATAACAATCTATCCGGTTAAATCGCTGGATGGGATGGAACTGCAAAATGCAGTCATTTCTGATGGCGGCTGTCTTTTGCATGACAGAGAATATGCAATGAGCGATGATGCAGGAAATTTTATTATTGGAAAATCAAATCACCTGGTTCATGCATTACGATCTATGGTTGATTTTGAAAAGGAAATTATTTCGTTTCGTTCTATATCTGAAAAAAGTTGGAGAGATTTCCACCTGCAAAAAGAAAAATTAGCTATACAATCCTTCTTGTCAGACTATTTTGGTGTAAAGACTTTATTTCTACAGAATAAACAGGGTCGTTTTATGGACATCCCTGATATAAGCGGTGTTACAGTACTTTCCAGTTCAAGTTTAAAAGAAGTTTCATCATGGTTTGATAATATGGATTTATCGGAAACCAGGAAGCGCTTCAGGGCAACGATAGAAATCGAGGATGTGCCTGCTTTTTGGGAAGATCATTTATTCTCCGGAGAAGGAAAGGGAATCGAATTTAAAGTTGGCGATGTTACGATGATTGGCATGAGCCCCCGTGCAAGGTGTGTTGTCCCGACACGTAATCCGGAAACCGGCGAAGTGTTACATGGCTTCCCAAAAATATTTTCAAGACGACGTGCTTATACTCTTCCTCAATGGTCAACTCTTGATGAATACGGCCATCACTATTACCTGACGGTTAATTGTTACATTCCGGCAACAGAAATTGGGAAAAAGATTGAAATCGGAAACGGTATAAAAATAATTGGAGAGAAGGTGTTTTTTTGA
- a CDS encoding VOC family protein: MSNNKIVPCIWLTADRGQLSNVIAYYKKVFDNKIQSGHIIPLGQTPSGNTEMCEVEIFGQKYSLMSTESEHHPLNDAISFMINCDDQKEIDHFWDYFTQEGTESQCGWCIDKYGLRWQIIPKNLRELMSKPDSWEIMMKQKKIFIEEYLK, from the coding sequence ATGAGCAACAACAAAATTGTGCCTTGCATTTGGTTGACCGCAGACAGAGGACAACTTTCAAATGTCATTGCGTATTACAAAAAAGTATTTGACAATAAAATTCAATCAGGACACATTATTCCGCTTGGACAAACACCAAGCGGCAATACAGAAATGTGCGAAGTGGAAATATTCGGACAGAAATATTCGCTGATGAGCACCGAAAGTGAACATCACCCGCTAAATGATGCCATTTCATTTATGATTAACTGCGATGACCAAAAGGAAATCGACCACTTTTGGGACTACTTTACACAAGAAGGAACTGAATCGCAATGCGGATGGTGCATTGACAAATACGGACTTCGCTGGCAAATCATTCCGAAAAACTTGCGTGAATTAATGAGTAAACCTGATTCTTGGGAAATAATGATGAAGCAGAAAAAAATTTTCATTGAAGAGTATTTGAAATAA
- a CDS encoding integration host factor subunit beta, protein MRKADLITKISDKTGIAKVDVLVTLESFFKEIKESLKQGENIYVRGFGSFIVKKRRQKIGRNIKKNEAIIIPEHFIPAFKPAKTFMDKVKSAVPAKK, encoded by the coding sequence ATGAGAAAAGCGGATTTGATAACAAAGATTTCAGATAAAACCGGTATCGCCAAAGTTGATGTATTGGTAACACTGGAGTCTTTTTTCAAGGAAATAAAAGAATCGCTGAAGCAGGGCGAAAATATCTATGTGCGTGGCTTCGGAAGCTTTATTGTCAAGAAACGCAGGCAGAAAATAGGGCGCAACATCAAGAAAAACGAAGCCATTATCATCCCGGAACATTTTATTCCCGCCTTCAAGCCTGCAAAAACCTTCATGGATAAGGTGAAAAGTGCTGTTCCTGCGAAAAAATAG
- a CDS encoding tetratricopeptide repeat protein, with translation MRIQQIILLLTGAALVAVLYVFGITKAPKKPEAAMPGAMEAMASSGSSTIDFQSILDKAMTTLPEKLRDSVAMAALSLEKVRGETEKVKALQSLGDDWTKTGNIIVAGRYYADAAAINNDIKLWEAAADRFFMGFPTAADSLVRMYAVQEAIRCYDQLRKLDSSNMTYPVREAICYVDGQGQIMQGVTLLKAVEKKDPDNKDMNLILGRLSVVSGQYDKAVARLEHLVKTDPGNAEAYFHLAEAYRALGRKEDAIKALETCKSLVKDDDFRAQIDSYINQIKN, from the coding sequence TTGAGAATTCAACAAATTATTCTGCTGTTAACAGGTGCCGCTCTGGTAGCGGTGCTCTACGTTTTTGGCATTACCAAAGCGCCAAAGAAACCGGAAGCAGCGATGCCGGGCGCCATGGAAGCTATGGCCAGTTCCGGCAGTTCTACCATTGATTTCCAGTCTATCCTCGATAAAGCCATGACCACCTTGCCGGAAAAGCTGCGTGATTCCGTAGCCATGGCCGCCCTGAGCCTGGAAAAAGTGCGCGGTGAGACAGAAAAGGTAAAAGCGCTGCAAAGTCTGGGCGACGACTGGACCAAAACCGGGAACATCATTGTTGCCGGCAGATACTATGCAGACGCTGCTGCCATTAATAACGATATCAAACTCTGGGAAGCGGCTGCCGACCGGTTTTTCATGGGTTTCCCCACGGCAGCAGATTCACTTGTGAGGATGTATGCCGTGCAGGAAGCCATCCGGTGCTACGACCAGTTACGCAAGCTGGATTCTTCCAACATGACCTATCCCGTACGCGAGGCCATCTGTTATGTTGACGGACAGGGTCAGATTATGCAAGGGGTAACTTTGCTGAAAGCCGTTGAGAAGAAGGATCCCGACAACAAAGACATGAACCTTATATTGGGCCGGCTATCCGTTGTTTCCGGTCAATACGATAAGGCCGTTGCCCGCCTGGAGCACCTTGTTAAGACCGATCCGGGTAATGCCGAAGCCTATTTTCACCTGGCAGAGGCTTATCGCGCCCTGGGCAGAAAGGAAGATGCCATTAAAGCACTGGAAACGTGCAAGTCGCTGGTAAAAGATGACGACTTTCGCGCTCAGATAGATTCATATATTAACCAAATAAAAAATTAA
- a CDS encoding Rne/Rng family ribonuclease has product MNRELIIDSGANGVEIALLEDKVLVELHQEKLNQNIAIGDVILAKVGKILPGLNAAFVDIGQPKNGFLHYSDLGPQIRSAQKFTRLAQEGAMPPDLNDFKLEPETQKTGKIANTISKRVPLLVQITKEPISTKGHRLSCDISLPGRFIVLIPFINTISISKKINSPEERKRLSRLMESIRPKNFGVIVRTLAEGKSVQELHEDMTHLTEKWKQLTSELKGAEAPKKVMSEMSKTSTLLRDMLNPSFNRIMVNSKEMFQEIRNYIGRIAPEKENIVQLYSGRTPIFDQYDITKQIKVAFGKTVNLKSGAYLVIEHTEALHVIDVNSGHKMAGDDTQEANAMTVNMEAAEEIARQLRLRDIGGIIVIDFIDVRSPENKRLLNKKMTDMMKLDKARHTILPLSRFGILQITRQRVKPQVTIVTDEDCPACGGTGKIGPSILVMDDIQKNIDHLITKNSQRKITLLVHPYLEAFIRQGLPSIRMKWFFKYRQWIHLDSSDNISIMEYHFYDRQGEEILTS; this is encoded by the coding sequence GTGAACAGGGAATTAATTATTGACTCCGGAGCAAACGGAGTAGAGATTGCGTTGCTGGAGGATAAGGTACTGGTGGAGCTTCACCAGGAGAAACTGAACCAGAATATCGCAATAGGCGATGTTATTCTCGCCAAGGTCGGTAAGATATTGCCCGGCCTGAATGCCGCCTTTGTGGATATAGGGCAACCGAAAAATGGCTTCCTCCATTATTCTGACCTTGGCCCGCAAATCAGGTCTGCACAGAAATTTACCAGGCTGGCACAGGAAGGCGCAATGCCTCCCGACCTGAATGATTTTAAACTGGAACCGGAAACGCAGAAAACCGGCAAGATCGCCAACACCATTTCGAAAAGAGTTCCGTTGCTGGTTCAGATTACCAAAGAACCCATTTCCACGAAAGGCCACCGGTTGTCATGCGACATTTCATTGCCGGGCCGTTTTATCGTGCTGATCCCATTCATAAATACCATCAGTATTTCCAAAAAGATTAACTCGCCTGAAGAAAGAAAGCGGCTGAGCCGGCTGATGGAAAGTATACGGCCTAAAAATTTTGGCGTGATTGTACGCACGCTGGCCGAAGGCAAATCGGTGCAGGAACTGCATGAAGACATGACGCACCTCACGGAAAAGTGGAAACAGCTCACCTCCGAACTGAAAGGTGCGGAGGCACCAAAGAAAGTGATGAGTGAGATGAGCAAGACCTCCACCCTGCTGCGTGATATGCTCAATCCTTCTTTCAACCGCATCATGGTGAATTCGAAAGAGATGTTCCAGGAAATAAGGAACTATATCGGCCGCATCGCACCGGAAAAAGAGAACATCGTGCAGCTCTATTCAGGCCGTACACCCATCTTTGATCAGTATGATATTACCAAGCAGATTAAAGTCGCTTTCGGAAAAACCGTTAACCTGAAAAGCGGTGCCTACCTGGTGATTGAACATACGGAAGCACTGCACGTGATTGATGTGAACAGCGGTCATAAGATGGCCGGTGATGACACACAGGAAGCCAATGCCATGACGGTCAACATGGAAGCAGCGGAAGAAATTGCCCGTCAACTGCGGCTGCGCGATATCGGCGGCATCATTGTAATTGATTTCATTGATGTGAGAAGCCCGGAAAACAAGAGGTTGCTGAATAAGAAGATGACTGATATGATGAAGCTGGATAAGGCACGTCATACCATTCTACCACTGAGCCGCTTCGGCATTCTGCAGATAACCCGTCAGCGGGTGAAGCCACAGGTCACCATCGTAACCGATGAAGACTGCCCGGCATGCGGCGGTACCGGCAAAATCGGGCCTTCCATTTTGGTGATGGACGATATTCAGAAAAACATCGACCACCTGATCACCAAAAACAGTCAGCGCAAAATCACCTTGCTGGTACATCCTTACCTGGAAGCGTTTATCCGGCAGGGATTGCCTTCTATCAGGATGAAATGGTTTTTCAAATACCGGCAATGGATCCATCTCGACTCCAGTGATAATATCAGCATCATGGAGTATCACTTTTATGACAGGCAGGGCGAAGAGATCCTGACGAGCTGA